The Tamandua tetradactyla isolate mTamTet1 chromosome 23, mTamTet1.pri, whole genome shotgun sequence genome includes a window with the following:
- the ZNHIT1 gene encoding zinc finger HIT domain-containing protein 1: MVEKKPSVRSQDPGQRRVLDRAARQRRINRQLEALENDNFQDDPHAGLPQLGKRLPQFDDDADTGKKKKKTRGDHFKLRFRKNFQALLEEQNLSVAEGPNYLTACAGPPSRPQRPFCAVCGFPSPYTCVSCGARYCTVRCLGTHQETRCLKWTV; the protein is encoded by the exons TTCGCTCGCAGGACCCGGGACAGCGGCGCGTGCTGGACCGGGCAGCCCGGCAGCGCCGTATCAACAGGCAGCTCGAGGCCTTGGAGAATGACAACTTCCAGGACGACCCCCATGCAGGACTCCCCCAGCTTGGCAAGAGGCTGCCTCAGTTCGATGATGATGCAGACACTG gaaagaaaaagaagaaaactcgaGGTGATCATTTTAAACTTCGCTTCCGGAAAAATTTTCAGGCCCTGCTGGAGGAGCAG AACCTGAGTGTGGCCGAGGGCCCCAACTACCTGACAGCCTGTGCGGGACCGCCGTCCCGGCCCCAGCGCCCCTTCTGTGCTGTCTGCGGCTTCCCCTCCCCGTATACGTGTGTCAGCTGTGGCGCCCGGTACTGCACCGTGCGCTGCCTGGGCACTCACCAGGAGACCAG GTGCCTCAAGTGGACCGTGTAA
- the CLDN15 gene encoding claudin-15 → MSVAVETFGFFVAALGLLMLGVTLPHSSWRVSTVHGNVITTNTIFENLWYSCATDSLGVYNCWEFPSMLALSGYIQACRALMITAILLGFLGLFLGLVGLRCTNILDMVLSRKAKLAAAAGALHILAGICGMVAISWYAFNITRDFFDPLYPGTKYELGPALYLGWSASLLSILGGVGLCSSCCCSPNEVLTSRDSARPPHQAPWSQLRSTGPAARLPPAASNEEGDSSLGKYGKSAYV, encoded by the exons ATGTCGGTGGCTGTGGAGACCTTTGGCTTCTTCGTGGCAGCCCTGGGGTTGTTGATGCTGGGGGTGACACTGCCACACAGCTCCTGGCGAGTGTCCACCGTGCACGGGAACGTCATCACCACCAACACCATCTTCGAGAACCTCTGGTACAGCTGTGCCACTGACTCCCTCGGAGTCTACAACTGCTGGGAGTTCCCGTCAATGCTGGCCCTCTCTG GGTACATCCAGGCCTGTCGGGCACTCATGATCACTGCCATCCTCCTCGGCTTCCTGGGCCTCTTCCTCGGCCTAGTGGGGCTGCGCTGCACGAACATTTTGGACATGGTGCTCTCCAGGAAAGCCAAGCTGGCAGCCGCTGCAGGGGCTCTGCACATACTGGCTG GCATCTGCGGCATGGTGGCCATCTCCTGGTATGCCTTCAACATCACCCGGGACTTCTTCGACCCCTTGTATCCTGGGACCAA GTACGAGCTAGGCCCTGCCCTCTACCTGGGCTGGAGCGCCTCCCTGCTCAGCATCCTGGGCGGCGTCGGCCTCTGCTCCAGCTGTTGCTGCTCCCCTAACGAGGTCCTCACCTCCAG GGACAGCGCCCGGCCTCCCCACCAGGCTCCCTGGTCGCAGCTGCGCTCCACCGGACCCGCTGCTCGCCTGCCCCCCGCGGCCTCGAACGAAGAAGGCGACAGCAGCCTTGGCAAATACGGGAAGAGCGCTTACGTGTAG
- the FIS1 gene encoding mitochondrial fission 1 protein, translated as MEAVLNELVSVDDLLKFEKKFQSEKAAGSVSKSTQFEYAWCLVRSKYNDDIRKGITLLEELLLKGSKEEQRDYVFYLAVGNYRLKEYEKALKYVRGLLQTEPQNSQAKELEQLIDKAMKKDGLVGMAIVGGMALGVAGLAGLIGLAISKSKS; from the exons ATGGAGGCCGTGCTGAACGAGCTGGTGTCTGTGGACGACCTGCTG AAGTTTGAAAAGAAGTTTCAGTCTGAGAAGGCAGCAGGCTCAGTGTCCAAAAGCACGCAGTTTGAGTATGCCTGGTGCCTGGTGCGAAGCAAGTACAATGATGACATCCGGAAAGGCATCACACTGCTCGAGG AGCTGCTACTCAAAGGGAGCAAAGAGGAGCAGCGGGATTATGTCTTCTATCTCGCTGTGGGGAACTACCGGCTCAAG GAATACGAAAAGGCTCTAAAGTACGTGCGAGGGCTGCTGCAGACAGAGCCCCAGAACAGCCAGGCCAAGGAACTGGAACAGCTCATTgacaaagcaatgaaaaaag ATGGACTGGTGGGCATGGCCATTGTTGGAGGCATGGCCCTGGGCGTGGCGGGACTGGCTGGACTCATCGGACTGGCCATATCCAAGTCCAAATCCTGA